A window of the Acidithiobacillus thiooxidans ATCC 19377 genome harbors these coding sequences:
- the flgC gene encoding flagellar basal body rod protein FlgC: protein MSLFSVLDVASSALTAQSYRLNVVASNMANANSATSSDGQPYRAREVVFAAQPFANAGAPAGVNGVRVAGVISKPGPFKMVYQPGNPLADKEGYVKMPNVNPVDEMVNMISASRAYQANVNVMNTTKSLLQKTLSLGA, encoded by the coding sequence ATGTCATTGTTTTCAGTTTTGGATGTAGCGAGCTCGGCCCTGACTGCCCAAAGTTATCGGCTTAATGTGGTCGCCAGTAATATGGCCAATGCCAATTCGGCAACCAGTTCAGATGGTCAACCCTACCGGGCCCGGGAAGTGGTTTTTGCCGCGCAACCTTTTGCCAATGCTGGCGCTCCCGCCGGAGTCAATGGCGTACGGGTGGCCGGGGTCATCAGTAAACCCGGGCCATTCAAAATGGTCTATCAACCGGGGAATCCGCTGGCGGATAAAGAAGGCTACGTCAAAATGCCCAACGTGAATCCCGTCGATGAAATGGTCAACATGATTTCGGCTTCGCGGGCCTATCAGGCCAATGTGAATGTGATGAACACCACGAAATCCCTTTTGCAGAAAACCCTTAGCCTTGGAGCCTGA
- the flgF gene encoding flagellar basal-body rod protein FlgF: MDTLYIAMSGANAILQKQTVTANNLANANTTGYRADEAQFSALPVYGQGLPTRAYTATETPSVNFQSGPVVRTGRPLDVAVNGQGWLTVQGPDGKEAYTRDGNLQLNGQGILMTATGHPMLGVNGSPISLPPMQSLVIGSDGVISGVPVGSQPNAVVTINQIKLVNPSEKGLQKNPDGLFQNSDGKPAAEDGNVVLEPGALEGSNVNPVNAMIQMLEDTRQFDMQTKLMQTISQDRQSANQLLVLS; encoded by the coding sequence ATGGATACCCTTTACATTGCCATGAGTGGCGCCAATGCCATTCTGCAAAAGCAGACGGTTACGGCGAATAATCTGGCTAATGCCAATACCACCGGATATCGTGCGGATGAAGCCCAGTTCAGTGCCTTGCCGGTGTATGGGCAAGGTTTACCGACCCGCGCCTATACGGCTACGGAAACCCCCAGTGTGAATTTTCAGTCAGGCCCCGTAGTACGCACCGGACGGCCTCTGGACGTGGCGGTGAATGGCCAGGGCTGGCTGACTGTTCAGGGGCCTGATGGCAAGGAAGCTTACACCCGGGACGGGAATCTGCAACTCAACGGCCAGGGTATCCTCATGACCGCGACCGGGCATCCGATGCTGGGTGTGAATGGCTCGCCTATTTCCCTGCCGCCGATGCAGTCTCTGGTCATTGGCAGTGACGGGGTGATTTCCGGGGTGCCGGTAGGCAGTCAACCCAATGCTGTTGTCACAATCAACCAGATCAAGCTGGTGAATCCTTCGGAAAAAGGCTTGCAGAAAAATCCCGATGGACTATTTCAGAATAGTGATGGCAAACCGGCAGCTGAAGATGGCAATGTGGTGCTTGAGCCTGGAGCGTTGGAAGGCAGTAATGTGAATCCGGTCAATGCGATGATTCAGATGCTCGAAGATACCCGCCAGTTTGATATGCAGACCAAGTTGATGCAAACCATTTCCCAGGATCGGCAAAGTGCCAATCAATTGCTGGTGTTGTCATGA
- the flgG gene encoding flagellar basal-body rod protein FlgG yields MMRSLYVAATGLEGEQTKMDVIANNLANVNTTGFKQSRAVFQDLLYQNLRQPGAQSSQTTQYPSGLQLGTGVRVVSTERLMTQGNLTQTGNALDVGINGQGFFQIMQPNGTIAYSRDGTFQMNNQGQLVTSNGYLLQPPVTIPPNAQSITIGSDGTVSVVLPGQAQPQQVGSIQLANFINPTGLQSIGDNLYLQTGSSGAPQTGQPTLNGLGSVQQGYLESSNVNVVSELVDMIATQRAYEINSKAVSTSDSMLGYLTQNL; encoded by the coding sequence ATGATGCGTTCTCTTTATGTAGCAGCGACTGGCCTGGAAGGTGAACAGACCAAAATGGACGTTATTGCCAACAATCTGGCGAACGTCAACACCACCGGATTCAAGCAGTCCCGCGCAGTTTTTCAGGATTTGCTCTACCAGAATCTGCGGCAACCGGGTGCGCAGTCTTCGCAGACTACCCAATATCCCTCAGGACTTCAGCTTGGCACCGGGGTGCGCGTCGTTTCCACGGAACGCCTGATGACCCAGGGCAACTTGACCCAGACCGGCAATGCGCTGGATGTGGGGATCAATGGCCAGGGCTTTTTCCAGATCATGCAGCCCAACGGGACCATTGCTTACAGCAGGGATGGTACTTTTCAGATGAATAATCAGGGGCAACTGGTCACCTCCAACGGTTATCTGTTGCAGCCACCGGTAACCATTCCACCCAATGCCCAAAGCATTACGATTGGTAGTGACGGGACTGTTTCGGTGGTGCTGCCGGGGCAGGCCCAACCTCAGCAGGTGGGTAGCATCCAGCTCGCCAATTTTATCAATCCCACCGGCCTGCAAAGTATTGGCGACAACCTGTATTTGCAGACGGGATCTTCCGGCGCGCCGCAAACGGGACAGCCCACCCTCAATGGTTTGGGTTCTGTGCAGCAGGGCTACCTGGAATCTTCCAATGTCAATGTGGTGTCGGAATTGGTGGATATGATCGCCACGCAGCGTGCCTACGAAATCAACAGCAAGGCGGTATCCACTTCGGATTCCATGCTCGGGTATCTCACCCAGAATTTGTGA
- the flgB gene encoding flagellar basal body rod protein FlgB, giving the protein MSGLLDQALDPLAAALKVTGYRQQLVSANIANANTPNYRAVDIPFAQVMQAVQAGDKGSLPLTTDSNRQFSETGNNASMAAFVQYQRGSQVGLDNNSVDMNREQADFLQNSVRYQADLTFLTGKIKTLTSAITGTTA; this is encoded by the coding sequence ATGTCGGGATTGTTAGATCAGGCTCTGGATCCTTTGGCTGCGGCGCTTAAGGTTACGGGTTACCGGCAGCAACTGGTGTCAGCCAATATCGCCAATGCCAACACGCCCAATTATCGGGCCGTAGATATTCCGTTTGCTCAGGTGATGCAAGCCGTTCAGGCGGGTGATAAAGGCAGTTTACCATTGACGACTGACAGTAACCGGCAATTTTCTGAAACCGGCAATAACGCGAGCATGGCTGCTTTTGTGCAATATCAACGTGGCAGCCAGGTAGGACTGGATAATAATTCGGTGGATATGAATCGAGAACAGGCAGATTTTTTGCAAAACAGCGTGCGTTACCAGGCCGACCTGACCTTTTTGACCGGAAAAATTAAAACCTTGACCTCGGCCATTACGGGAACAACCGCTTAA
- the flgE gene encoding flagellar hook protein FlgE has product MGAFNTALSGLQAANTDLQTLGNNISNANTVGFKSSNAEFADAYASAMANTAPTDGQVGIGTTVQTIAQQFTQGNIETTSNPLDVAINGNGFFQFNYNGSTVYGRNGQFQLNKNGVIVDANGGELIGIQAQNGKLTGASGPLTINQNAIAPQATSTLSLGLNLDSTNTPISGNININDPSTYNYSTTTTVYDSLGTPQLLTTYYQLQSGSGTTTSGQTWNVDYSVTGTTGASGITTSGVGTLQFNAYGQETSSTSTPISISWADGAAPSSIAVNFSGSTNYNSPNSVITNNSNGYSAGQLSGLSIDSGGNIFGRYSNGESQLMGQISLTRFPDNNGLQNLGNNYWAETYVSGQPLSGGPGSSNLGVLQAGAVEQSNVDISKDLVNLIVAQQAYQANAQTIKTQNTVVQTLLSL; this is encoded by the coding sequence ATGGGTGCATTCAATACAGCGTTAAGTGGATTACAGGCAGCTAATACGGATTTGCAGACTCTGGGTAATAACATATCCAATGCCAATACGGTAGGATTTAAAAGCTCCAATGCCGAGTTTGCTGATGCCTATGCTTCAGCCATGGCCAATACAGCACCAACTGACGGGCAGGTAGGTATTGGTACTACCGTGCAAACCATCGCCCAACAGTTTACTCAGGGTAATATTGAAACAACCAGTAATCCTCTGGATGTTGCCATTAACGGCAATGGTTTTTTTCAGTTCAACTATAATGGTTCAACAGTTTATGGCCGTAATGGACAGTTTCAACTGAATAAAAACGGCGTTATTGTGGACGCCAACGGTGGAGAACTGATCGGGATTCAGGCGCAAAATGGTAAACTGACCGGTGCCAGCGGCCCCTTGACCATCAATCAGAATGCCATAGCCCCACAGGCAACATCTACCTTGAGCTTGGGCTTGAACCTGGATTCAACCAATACCCCCATCAGCGGTAATATCAATATTAATGATCCAAGTACCTATAATTATTCGACCACAACGACGGTTTACGATAGTCTGGGTACTCCGCAGTTGTTGACCACTTATTATCAATTGCAAAGCGGTTCAGGTACGACAACATCCGGGCAAACCTGGAATGTGGATTACTCGGTAACGGGAACTACTGGTGCCAGTGGCATTACTACTAGTGGCGTTGGAACCTTGCAATTTAATGCTTATGGTCAGGAAACCAGCTCAACTTCTACACCTATTTCTATTTCTTGGGCTGATGGCGCAGCTCCGAGTAGCATTGCTGTCAATTTCAGTGGCAGCACCAATTATAATTCTCCCAATTCCGTGATCACCAACAACAGTAACGGTTATAGTGCCGGGCAATTATCCGGACTTTCCATTGACTCTGGGGGCAATATTTTCGGGCGTTATAGCAATGGTGAATCCCAACTCATGGGACAAATCAGCCTGACCCGATTCCCCGATAATAATGGTTTGCAAAATCTCGGCAATAACTATTGGGCAGAAACCTATGTTTCGGGACAACCCCTTTCCGGTGGCCCTGGCAGTTCCAATCTGGGCGTTTTACAGGCCGGGGCGGTGGAACAGTCCAATGTGGATATTTCCAAGGATCTGGTGAATCTGATTGTGGCGCAGCAGGCTTATCAGGCCAATGCCCAGACTATTAAAACCCAGAATACGGTAGTACAGACGCTCTTGAGTTTGTAA
- a CDS encoding flagellar hook assembly protein FlgD: MSVNSLTSSVNPFYQSLQTSSASSSGTASSGASGLASESTFYNLLVTQLTNQDPLNPLSNQDLSSQLAQFSMANGVQAIQGSLSSLMDQINQNQGLQAASLIGKSVTTSGNQLTLSSGSANGAYNLGSAASAVDVLVQNSAGQTLAVLPQGAQSSGMQTFSWNGEGANGSALPSGNYQFSVQAADANGDAVTTTPYMFGVVNGVTLGSSGPTLQLQGQQGSVPFSSVQNII; the protein is encoded by the coding sequence ATGAGCGTCAATTCTCTGACATCCAGCGTCAATCCTTTTTATCAGTCGTTGCAGACCAGTTCGGCAAGTAGCTCAGGTACAGCCAGCAGCGGAGCCAGTGGCCTTGCCAGCGAAAGCACCTTTTACAATCTTCTGGTTACCCAGCTCACCAATCAGGACCCCCTGAACCCACTCAGTAATCAGGATTTATCTTCACAGCTGGCACAATTCAGCATGGCCAATGGCGTCCAGGCCATTCAGGGTTCGCTGAGTTCTCTCATGGATCAAATCAATCAGAACCAGGGATTGCAGGCTGCTTCCCTGATTGGCAAGTCGGTCACTACTTCAGGGAATCAGTTGACCTTGAGCAGCGGCAGTGCCAATGGGGCTTATAATCTGGGCAGCGCCGCCAGTGCAGTGGACGTGCTGGTACAAAACAGCGCCGGTCAGACGCTGGCGGTTTTACCTCAGGGTGCACAGTCTTCGGGAATGCAGACTTTTAGCTGGAATGGAGAAGGCGCCAATGGGAGCGCTTTGCCGTCAGGAAATTATCAGTTTTCGGTACAGGCCGCCGATGCCAATGGGGATGCAGTCACGACTACACCCTACATGTTTGGCGTGGTGAATGGCGTTACTTTGGGAAGTTCCGGTCCTACCCTGCAGTTACAGGGGCAACAAGGCTCGGTGCCGTTCAGCTCTGTACAGAATATTATTTAA